A genomic stretch from Coregonus clupeaformis isolate EN_2021a chromosome 23, ASM2061545v1, whole genome shotgun sequence includes:
- the LOC121537095 gene encoding protein ABHD13-like, which produces MEKPWRLWGSVERCALALASWSWGACRISLLALILTFHLYGGFFLLALILASVAAILYKFQDVLLYFPDQPSSSRLYVATPTGIPHENVYIRTKDGVRLNLILLRYTGGDSLDNPGVAPGNASNPASKAPPTILYFHGNAGNIGHRVPNALLMLVNLKANVVLMDYRGYGKSEGEPSEDGLCLDAQATLDYVMTRPDLDKTKVMLFGRSLGGAVAVRLASANPHRVAAIVVENTFLSIPHMAATLFSFLPMRLLPLWFYRNQFLSYRQVPLCRMPSLFVSGLSDQLIPPVMMKQLYELSPARTKRLAIFSEGTHNDTWQCQGYFAALEQFVKDLMNSHTREESVQSTASVTII; this is translated from the coding sequence ATGGAGAAGCCGTGGAGGCTGTGGGGCTCGGTGGAGCGCTGTGCCCTGGCCTTGGCCTCCTGGTCCTGGGGTGCCTGTCGCATCTCCCTCCTGGCCCTCATCCTCACCTTCCACCTCTACGGAGGCTTTTTTCTCTTGGCTCTCATCCTGGCCTCGGTGGCCGCCATCCTCTACAAGTTCCAGGACGTGCTGCTCTATTTCCCCGACCAGCCCTCCTCCTCCCGGCTCTACGTGGCCACGCCCACAGGCATCCCCCATGAGAACGTCTACATCCGCACCAAGGACGGCGTGCGCCTCAACCTTATCCTGCTCCGCTACACTGGCGGAGACAGCCTTGACAACCCCGGGGTCGCCCCCGGCAATGCATCTAACCCTGCCTCCAAGGCCCCGCCCACCATCCTTTATTTCCATGGCAACGCGGGCAACATCGGGCACCGGGTGCCCAACGCTCTGCTGATGCTGGTGAACCTGAAGGCCAACGTGGTGCTGATGGACTACCGGGGGTATGGGAAGAGCGAAGGTGAGCCCAGTGAGGACGGCCTGTGCCTGGATGCCCAGGCCACGCTGGACTATGTGATGACCCGGCCCGACCTGGACAAGACCAAGGTGATGCTGTTCGGCCGCTCTCTGGGGGGCGCGGTGGCGGTGCGCCTGGCCTCGGCCAACCCTCATCGGGTGGCAGCCATCGTGGTGGAGAATACCTTCCTCAGCATCCCGCACATGGCAGCCACGCTTTTCTCCTTCCTGCCCATGAGGCTGCTGCCCCTGTGGTTCTACCGGAACCAGTTCCTGTCCTACAGACAGGTGCCGCTGTGCCGGATGCCCTCGCTGTTCGTGTCGGGCCTATCGGACCAGCTCATCCCGCCTGTCATGATGAAGCAACTTTACGAGCTGTCGCCGGCACGGACTAAACGGCTGGCCATCTTCTCTGAGGGCACGCATAACGACACGTGGCAGTGCCAGGGCTACTTCGCCGCCCTGGAGCAGTTTGTCAAGGACCTGATGAATAGCCACACCCGTGAGGAGAGTGTCCAGTCCACAGCCAGCGTCACCATCATCTAa
- the LOC121536345 gene encoding tumor necrosis factor ligand superfamily member 13B-like — translation MSCSLCDYGGGCLVPVMVSAGPSSEDVGPVPRQESGGRRLSWPVLLLTLAAVTSSSLSALSLFHLLALRAEVEGLRSEVFRRREEQQEARHEETLQQMSSSSRTRRSSSDPPHPPEPQPPPHTPDPQPLPHPTDPQTRLSFIRKRSVGTGLKNTVSQPCLQMLADSNRKTFQKEFALEPHTGIPWQEGLRRGSALEAESDSILVREEGYYFVYSQVYYMDRTFAMGHVVNRKKRNVVGDEAQHVTLFRCIQNMNPVYPYNTCYTGGIVKLEVGDSVELLIPRSTANISLDGDSTFLGAFRLV, via the exons ATGTCATGCAGTCTGTGTGACTACGGAGGAGGCTGTCTGGTCCCTGTGATGGTGTCTGCAGGTCCAAGTTCTGAGGATGTTGGCCCTGTGCCTAGGCAGGAGTCTGGCGGTCGGAGGCTGTCCTGGCCGGTCCTGCTGCTGACCCTGGCAGCGGTTACCTCATCGTCTCTCTCAGCCCTATCTCTGTTCCACCTGCTGGCCCTCAGGGCTGAGGTGGAGGGGCTCCGGTCAGAGGTCTTTCGCAGGAGAGAGGAGCAACAAGAGGCCAGGCACGAAGAG ACACTGCAGCAGATGAGCAGCAGCTCCAGAACCAGGAGGAGCAGCTCAGACCCTCCACACCCCCCTGAACCCCAGCCCCCTCCACACACCCCTGACCCCCAGCCCCTTCCACACCCCACTGACCCCCAGACTAGGCTGTCCTTCATCAGGAAGAGGAGTGTGGGCACAGGACTTAAGAACACAG TGTCTCAACCCTGTCTACAGATGCTGGCAGATAGCAACAGGAAAACATTCCAGAAAG AGTTTGCGTTGGAGCCTCACACAGGGATCCCCTGGCAGGAGGGGCTTAGGAGAGGCTCCGCCCTGGAGGCAGAGAGTGACAGCATTCTTGTCAGAGAGGAGGGATACTACTTTGTCTACAGCCAG GTGTACTACATGGACAGGACCTTTGCCATGGGTCATGTGGTGAACAGGAAGAAGAGGAACGTTGTGGGAGATGAAGCTCAGCATGTCACACTGTTCCGCTGTATCCAGAACATGAACCCTGTCTACCCATACAACACCTGCTACACAGGGG GTATAGTGAAGCTGGAGGTCGGGGACAGTGTGGAGCTGCTGATACCTCGCTCTACAGCCAACATTTCTCTGGATGGAGACTCTACTTTCCTGGGGGCCTTTAGACTGGTCTGA